Proteins co-encoded in one Malus sylvestris chromosome 9, drMalSylv7.2, whole genome shotgun sequence genomic window:
- the LOC126583005 gene encoding phenolic glucoside malonyltransferase 1-like gives MRNKLVKEAVTLSSCPSLSSTSISSRSCVPDLKLQPTVCKFSVRLPVSGVRLSFPSPMTKPGSVKVVEVRRVAPKPSLPPNSAHPEDLSLPLTFFDLRWLRFPPPQHLFFYNMPSFDTSHFFDSVLPKLKTSLSATLQHFVPLAGNLIWLLDSPKPLLSYIKGDAVSLTIAESDADFHRLISSNNFNIEAKEYHPLVPQLAASQDKAAVLALQITVFPKDGFSIGSAMHHAACDGLSAISFLKFWGHFCKHGEGGGLPPLPSHNKKVIKDPSGLQAIYSNEWLRLGGPNNRSLMLLEARGPGDGIRGTFEFTRAKIEMLRRVMRIMMAKKKEQADHSKLLHLSTYLLTCAYTWVCLVWAEAIKTEKVLFMIRPSSTTNLFRELQDIELLQKQNAYWEKMDC, from the coding sequence ATGAGAAATAAGTTAGTCAAAGAGGCCGTTACTCTCTCTTCGtgcccctctctctcttccaccTCCATCTCTTCCAGGAGCTGCGTGCCGGATTTGAAACTGCAACCAACCGTGTGTAAATTTTCGGTTCGGCTCCCGGTTTCAGGGGTCCGGCTTTCTTTTCCATCTCCGATGACAAAACCAGGCTCagtcaaagttgttgaggttcgTAGAGTGGCTCCGAAACCAAGCTTGCCGCCGAACTCCGCCCACCCGGAGGATCTGTCTCTTCCTCTAACATTCTTTGACCTCCGCTGGCTAAGGTTCCCACCCCCTCAACACCTTTTCTTCTACAACATGCCTTCATTCGACACATCACACTTCTTCGATTCCGTACTTCCGAAACTCAAAACCTCGCTTTCTGCCACCCTCCAACACTTTGTACCTCTAGCGGGAAACCTCATCTGGCTTCTAGACTCCCCCAAACCCCTTCTCAGTTATATCAAAGGCGACGCAGTTTCGCTCACAATCGCCGAGTCTGATGCTGATTTCCACCGTCTAATTTCGAGCAACAACTTTAACATTGAAGCCAAAGAATACCATCCTCTTGTACCCCAATTGGCAGCGTCTCAGGACAAAGCTGCTGTGCTGGCATTGCAAATAACCGTCTTTCCCAAAGACGGCTTTTCGATTGGATCAGCCATGCACCATGCCGCCTGTGATGGCTTATCTGCCATCtcgtttttaaaattttggggtCACTTTTGCAAAcatggagaaggaggaggactGCCACCTTTGCCAAGTCACAACAAAAAGGTCATAAAGGACCCTTCCGGGCTCCAAGCAATCTACTCAAACGAGTGGTTAAGACTGGGTGGTCCAAACAACAGAAGCTTAATGCTTTTGGAGGCTAGAGGTCCAGGAGACGGAATTCGAGGGACCTTCGAATTCACACGCGCGAAAATCGAAATGTTAAGGCGGGTGATGAGGATTATGATGGCAAAGAAGAAGGAACAAGCTGATCATTCAAAACTGCTGCATTTGTCGACATATTTGCTAACATGCGCCTATACATGGGTTTGCTTAGTCTGGGCTGAGGCGATCAAGACAGAGAAAGTATTATTCATGATTAGACCCTCCTCTACTACCAACCTATTTCGGGAATTGCAGGACATCGAGCTGTTGCAGAAACAAAACGCCTATTGGGAGAAGATGGACTGTTAG